One genomic window of Magnolia sinica isolate HGM2019 chromosome 3, MsV1, whole genome shotgun sequence includes the following:
- the LOC131241163 gene encoding protein phosphatase 2C 57 isoform X1, whose translation MALLGQQQLQRFLFSSCSANPNSTARTRRQRNRCCSAIAIDVPSSAGTAGIRWGSSRLQGPREEMEDDVVLRSDGLDGFSFAAVFDGHAGFSSVEFLRDELYKECVTTLQGGSLLSSRDSNTIREAIKKAFANADAKLLNWLEETGKDIESGSTATVMFIGNDMLIISHVGDSCVVMSRSGKVEVLTNPHRPYGNNRVSLQEIRRIREAGGWIVNGRICGDISVSRAFGDMRFKTKKTEMLEKGVEEGRWTKKLISRVQFKGDLVTASPDIYQVALGSDAEFILLASDGLWDYMNSSDAVTFVRNQLRQHGDVQLACEALARAALDRRSQDNVSIVIADLGRTDWQSLPAQQQNFVYELGQAFVTVGLVSLGIWISSFLSL comes from the exons ATGGCGTTGCTGGGCCAGCAGCAGCTGCAGAGATTCCTATTCAGCAGCTGTAGCGCAAATCCCAATTCCACCGCAAGAACGAGGAGGCAGAGGAACCGCTGCTGCTCGGCTATCGCGATCGACGTTCCGTCATCAGCCGGAACGGCGGGGATCCGATGGGGATCGAGCCGTCTGCAGGGCCCGCGGGAGGAGATGGAGGACGATGTTGTCCTCCGATCAGACGGCCTCGATGGATTCTCCTTTGCTGCCGTCTTCGATGGCCACGCCGGATTCTCGTCCGTCGAATTTCTCAG GGATGAGCTATATAAAGAGTGCGTTACAACTTTACAAGGCGGATCGCTACTTAGTAGCAGAGACTCCAACACCATAAGAGAGGCAATAAAGAAGGCTTTTGCAAATGCTGATGCAAAATTGTTGAATtg GCTTGAAGAGACGGGGAAGGACATTGAATCTGGTTCAACAGCCACTGTTATGTTCATAGGCAACGACATGCTTATAATTTCACATGTCGGTGACTCATGCGTG GTTATGTCCCGTTCAGGGAAAGTAGAAGTCTTGACCAATCCACATCGACCTTATGGAAACAACAGAGTTTCTCTTCAAGAAATCAGGCGGATCAGAGAAGCAGGTGGCTGG ATAGTTAATGGACGGATTTGCGGTGACATCTCTGTATCCCGTGCTTTTGGGGACATGCGATTCAAGACGAAGAAAACTGA aatgttggagaaaggagTTGAGGAGGGAAGATGGACAAAAAAGCTTATTTCTCG AGTGCAATTCAAAGGGGATTTGGTTACTGCCTCTCCAGATATTTACCAAGTAGCCCTTGGATCTGATGCAGAATTTATATTACTAGCATCTGATGGCCTTTGGGATTACATGAACAG TTCAGATGCAGTAACATTTGTTAGGAATCAACTCCGCCAACATGGTGATGTACAG CTAGCCTGTGAAGCACTTGCTCGTGCTGCTTTG GACCGACGCTCCCAAGACAACGTTAGCATCGTCATAGCTGATTTGGG GCGGACAGATTGGCAGAGTTTACCTGCTCAGCAGCAAAATTTTGTCTATGAATTGGGCCAGGCGTTTGTGACCGTTGGTCTTGTGTCCTTAGGAATTTGGATATCATCTTTCCTTTCTCTATGA
- the LOC131241163 gene encoding protein phosphatase 2C 57 isoform X2, with protein sequence MALLGQQQLQRFLFSSCSANPNSTARTRRQRNRCCSAIAIDVPSSAGTAGIRWGSSRLQGPREEMEDDVVLRSDGLDGFSFAAVFDGHAGFSSVEFLRDELYKECVTTLQGGSLLSSRDSNTIREAIKKAFANADAKLLNWLEETGKDIESGSTATVMFIGNDMLIISHVGDSCVVMSRSGKVEVLTNPHRPYGNNRVSLQEIRRIREAGGWIVNGRICGDISVSRAFGDMRFKTKKTEMLEKGVEEGRWTKKLISRVQFKGDLVTASPDIYQVALGSDAEFILLASDGLWDYMNSSDAVTFVRNQLRQHGDVQLACEALARAALDRRSQDNVSIVIADLGKTQFLGHRTYM encoded by the exons ATGGCGTTGCTGGGCCAGCAGCAGCTGCAGAGATTCCTATTCAGCAGCTGTAGCGCAAATCCCAATTCCACCGCAAGAACGAGGAGGCAGAGGAACCGCTGCTGCTCGGCTATCGCGATCGACGTTCCGTCATCAGCCGGAACGGCGGGGATCCGATGGGGATCGAGCCGTCTGCAGGGCCCGCGGGAGGAGATGGAGGACGATGTTGTCCTCCGATCAGACGGCCTCGATGGATTCTCCTTTGCTGCCGTCTTCGATGGCCACGCCGGATTCTCGTCCGTCGAATTTCTCAG GGATGAGCTATATAAAGAGTGCGTTACAACTTTACAAGGCGGATCGCTACTTAGTAGCAGAGACTCCAACACCATAAGAGAGGCAATAAAGAAGGCTTTTGCAAATGCTGATGCAAAATTGTTGAATtg GCTTGAAGAGACGGGGAAGGACATTGAATCTGGTTCAACAGCCACTGTTATGTTCATAGGCAACGACATGCTTATAATTTCACATGTCGGTGACTCATGCGTG GTTATGTCCCGTTCAGGGAAAGTAGAAGTCTTGACCAATCCACATCGACCTTATGGAAACAACAGAGTTTCTCTTCAAGAAATCAGGCGGATCAGAGAAGCAGGTGGCTGG ATAGTTAATGGACGGATTTGCGGTGACATCTCTGTATCCCGTGCTTTTGGGGACATGCGATTCAAGACGAAGAAAACTGA aatgttggagaaaggagTTGAGGAGGGAAGATGGACAAAAAAGCTTATTTCTCG AGTGCAATTCAAAGGGGATTTGGTTACTGCCTCTCCAGATATTTACCAAGTAGCCCTTGGATCTGATGCAGAATTTATATTACTAGCATCTGATGGCCTTTGGGATTACATGAACAG TTCAGATGCAGTAACATTTGTTAGGAATCAACTCCGCCAACATGGTGATGTACAG CTAGCCTGTGAAGCACTTGCTCGTGCTGCTTTG GACCGACGCTCCCAAGACAACGTTAGCATCGTCATAGCTGATTTGGG AAAGACCCAATTTCTGGGCCACAGGACATACATGTAG
- the LOC131241164 gene encoding protein KINESIN LIGHT CHAIN-RELATED 1-like gives MPGLVSVKTPPEAAPLRLVLPNDPIHDQIADARNPNSRSPIPRKTPSPSPSSSSRPKPSPKKKTPETPKDHDESSLDNPDLGPFLLKLARDTIASGDNPAKALDYAARASKSFERCAPDGEPSLELAMSLHVVAAIYCSLGRFEEAVPVLERAIAVPDLTRGVEHALAAFSGYMQLGDTHSMLGQLDRAVACYDAGLKIQIEALGETDPRVAETCRYLAEAHVQAMQFDEAEVLCQKTLEIHREHSSPASLGEAADRRLMALICEAKGEFESALEHLVLASMVMIANGQDSEVAAIDISIGDIYLSLGRFDEAVFSYQKALTVFKSTKGDNHPSVASVFVRLADLYYKTGKLRDSKSYCENALRIYAKPVPGTTTEEIAGGLTEVSAIYEAMNEPEEVLKLLQKAMKLFEDVPGQRSTIAGIEAQMGVMFYMVGRFGEAHSSFESAVVKLRAGGERKSAFFGVMLNQMGLACVQLYKIDEAAELFEEARGILEQECGPHHLDTLGVYSNLAATYDAMGRIEDAIEILEYVLKVREEKLGTANPDVDEEKRRLAELLKEAGRTRNRKAKSLENLLDSNSHRMKKEGAKRWSGLGFKT, from the exons ATGCCTGGTCTGGTCTCCGTCAAAACGCCACCAGAAGCGGCACCGCTCCGCCTTGTCCTTCCCAACGATCCAATCCATGACCAGATCGCCGACGCCAGAAATCCTAATTCCCGATCTCCAATCCCCAGGAAAACGCCTTCTCCGTCCCCTTCATCGTCTTCCCGCCCAAAACCCTCCCCTAAGAAGAAAACCCCAGAAACCCCAAAAGACCACGACGAATCCTCGCTCGACAACCCCGATCTCGGCCCCTTCCTTCTCAAGCTTGCCCGCGATACCATCGCCTCCGGCGACAACCCTGCCAAGGCCCTCGACTATGCCGCCCGCGCTTCGAAGTCGTTCGAGCGGTGCGCGCCCGATGGCGAGCCGAGCCTTGAGCTGGCCATGAGTCTGCACGTCGTGGCCGCGATCTACTGCAGCCTGGGGAGGTTCGAGGAGGCGGTGCCCGTGCTGGAGCGGGCGATTGCGGTGCCAGACCTAACCAGAGGAGTGGAGCACGCGCTTGCGGCCTTCTCCGGGTATATGCAGCTCGGTGACACTCATTCGATGCTGGGGCAGCTCGACCGGGCCGTCGCCTGCTACGACGCCGGCCTCAAGATCCAGATCGAGGCGCTGGGCGAGACGGATCCGAGAGTCGCCGAGACTTGCAG GTACCTGGCGGAGGCCCATGTTCAAGCAATGCAATTTGATGAGGCAGAGGTTCTCTGCCAGAAGACCCTTGAAATCCACCGCGAACATAGCTCACCGGCATCACTCGGAGAAGCTGCGGACCGCCGGCTTATGGCCCTTATCTGTGAGGCTAAGGGTGAATTTGAATCTGCCCTTGAGCACCTTGTCCTAGCCAGCATGGTCATGATTGCTAATGGCCAAGATAGCGAGGTTGCTGCCATTGACATCAGCATCGGCGACATCTACCTCTCCCTTGGCCGCTTTGATGAGGCTGTCTTCTCCTACCAGAAGGCCCTCACCGTCTTCAAATCCACCAAAGGTGACAACCACCCGTCAGTTGCTTCAGTTTTTGTTCGCCTTGCCGACCTCTACTACAAGACTGGAAAGCTCCGAGATTCTAAATCCTACTGCGAAAATGCCCTCAGAATCTATGCAAAACCTGTGCCTGGGACCACCACCGAGGAAATTGCTGGTGGACTGACTGAGGTATCCGCCATATACGAAGCCATGAACGAACCAGAGGAGGTGTTGAAGCTCTTGCAGAAAGCAATGAAGTTGTTTGAGGATGTGCCTGGGCAGCGGAGCACAATTGCGGGTATTGAGGCGCAGATGGGCGTGATGTTTTACATGGTTGGGAGATTTGGAGAGGCTCATAGCTCTTTTGAGAGTGCCGTGGTGAAGCTAAGAGCCGGTGGAGAGAGGAAATCAGCATTCTTTGGGGTCATGTTGAACCAGATGGGGTTGGCATGTGTACAGCTTTATAAGATAGACGAGGCAGCTGAGTTGTTTGAAGAAGCAAGAGGGATCTTGGAGCAAGAGTGCGGACCACACCATCTGGATACCCTTGGTGTGTACAGCAACCTTGCAGCAACTTATGATGCCATGGGCAG GATTGAAGATGCAATCGAGATCTTGGAGTATGTTCTTAAGGTGAGGGAAGAGAAACTTGGGACAGCAAACCCTGATGTTGATGAAGAGAAGAGAAGGCTAGCTGAGCTCTTGAAAGAAGCTGGCAGAACCAGGAACAGGAAGGCGAAATCACTTGAAAATCTCCTCGATTCCAACTCCCATAGGATGAAGAAAGAAGGAGCGAAGAGGTGGTCTGGCTTGGGTTTCAAGACATGA